One genomic segment of Pagrus major chromosome 13, Pma_NU_1.0 includes these proteins:
- the LOC141007194 gene encoding fibroblast growth factor 13-like isoform X1, with amino-acid sequence MSRAAAIASSLIRQKRQAREREKANACRGSGSPSNSKGTNEKPSKLNVFSRVKLFGSRKKRKRRRPPEPQLKGIVTRLSSRQGFQLQMQPDGTIDGTKDEDSTYAVFNLIPVGLRVVAIQGVQTKLYLAMNNEGFLYTSEHFTPECKFKESVFENYYVTYSSMLYRQQASGRAWYLGLNKEGGIMKGNHVKKNKAAAHFIPKPLKVAMYREPSLHDLTELSRSGSGTPTKSRSASALLNGGGKSPSNNDLS; translated from the exons ATGTCCCGGGCAGCGGCTATCGCCAGCTCCCTGATCCGCCAGAAGCGGCAGGCGAGGGAGCGGGAGAAGGCGAACGCGTGCCGCGGCAGCGGCAGCCCGAGCAACAGCAAGGGCACCAACGAGAAGCCGAGCAAGCTCAATGTGTTCTCCCGAGTCAAATTGTTTGGATCGAGGAAGAAACGGAAGAGAAGGCGACCACCAG aGCCCCAGTTAAAGGGCATTGTGACCAGGCTCTCAAGTCGCCAGGGCTTCCAGCTGCAGATGCAGCCGGATGGCACCATCGATGGGACCAAGGATGAAGACAGCACCTATG CTGTGTTCAACCTGATCCCGGTGGGGCTTCGTGTGGTGGCCATCCAGGGCGTCCAGACCAAACTGTATTTGGCGATGAACAATGAAGGCTTCCTCTACACCTCC GAGCATTTTACCCCGGAGTGTAAGTTCAAGGAGTCGGTGTTTGAGAACTACTACGTCACCTATTCCTCCATGCTGTACCGGCAGCAGGCCTCGGGCCGGGCCTGGTACCTGGGACTCAACAAGGAGGGAGGGATCATGAAGGGGAACCACGTCAAGAAGAACAAGGCCGCCGCACACTTCATACCGAAACCACTCAAAG tggcCATGTATAGGGAGCCGTCCCTCCATGACCTGACAGAACTCTCACGGTCAGGCAGCGGCACACCGACAAAGAGCCGCAGCGCGTCGGCTCTACTCAACGGCGGAGGGAAGTCGCCCAGCAACAATGACTTATCCTAG
- the LOC141007194 gene encoding fibroblast growth factor 13-like isoform X2, producing the protein MTFPLRRATSEPQLKGIVTRLSSRQGFQLQMQPDGTIDGTKDEDSTYAVFNLIPVGLRVVAIQGVQTKLYLAMNNEGFLYTSEHFTPECKFKESVFENYYVTYSSMLYRQQASGRAWYLGLNKEGGIMKGNHVKKNKAAAHFIPKPLKVAMYREPSLHDLTELSRSGSGTPTKSRSASALLNGGGKSPSNNDLS; encoded by the exons ATGACTTTCCCTCTCCGCCGAGCGACCTCAG aGCCCCAGTTAAAGGGCATTGTGACCAGGCTCTCAAGTCGCCAGGGCTTCCAGCTGCAGATGCAGCCGGATGGCACCATCGATGGGACCAAGGATGAAGACAGCACCTATG CTGTGTTCAACCTGATCCCGGTGGGGCTTCGTGTGGTGGCCATCCAGGGCGTCCAGACCAAACTGTATTTGGCGATGAACAATGAAGGCTTCCTCTACACCTCC GAGCATTTTACCCCGGAGTGTAAGTTCAAGGAGTCGGTGTTTGAGAACTACTACGTCACCTATTCCTCCATGCTGTACCGGCAGCAGGCCTCGGGCCGGGCCTGGTACCTGGGACTCAACAAGGAGGGAGGGATCATGAAGGGGAACCACGTCAAGAAGAACAAGGCCGCCGCACACTTCATACCGAAACCACTCAAAG tggcCATGTATAGGGAGCCGTCCCTCCATGACCTGACAGAACTCTCACGGTCAGGCAGCGGCACACCGACAAAGAGCCGCAGCGCGTCGGCTCTACTCAACGGCGGAGGGAAGTCGCCCAGCAACAATGACTTATCCTAG